The following proteins come from a genomic window of Nautilia profundicola AmH:
- the trmB gene encoding tRNA (guanosine(46)-N7)-methyltransferase TrmB has protein sequence MPHIVVDKVKDVKFPVKVDEVNFLFRADDLIGVQTENAKFLIKVLKKDNGYLVKYDKITRPLISEIKKAYKAFVKLNEAKILFENIEGIKEKIPNKNLLDITSDLSGIDIVEVGFGSGRHLIHLAKTYPDKIILGIEIHKPSIEQVLKRCIHENIDNIRIINHDARIILSKIPSNRLHSIYVHFPVPWDKKPHRRVINEDFISESVRVLQKDGFLHLRTDSDNYFEYSFSEFMKFPKVDLKVKKNIPYEVSSKYEDRWKKMQKDIYDIYMINHEISEELNENFDFSFECRLENLDFEPKIYENFVIHIEKIFKIDDKRELIRATIGNFNRPEHIYILNQEKPEYFKKPAPIKENYLAHMKLKGLFNGCTGRG, from the coding sequence ATGCCGCATATAGTTGTAGATAAAGTAAAAGATGTTAAATTTCCTGTAAAAGTTGACGAAGTAAATTTTTTATTCAGGGCTGATGATTTAATCGGTGTACAAACGGAAAATGCAAAATTTTTAATAAAAGTTTTAAAAAAAGACAATGGTTACCTTGTAAAATACGACAAAATAACAAGACCGCTGATTAGTGAGATTAAAAAAGCGTATAAAGCTTTTGTAAAATTAAACGAAGCCAAGATTTTATTTGAAAATATCGAGGGGATCAAAGAAAAAATACCTAATAAAAACCTGCTTGACATTACATCGGATTTAAGCGGCATTGATATAGTTGAGGTTGGGTTTGGAAGCGGACGCCATTTAATTCATCTGGCAAAAACATATCCTGATAAAATAATATTAGGAATTGAAATACACAAACCTTCAATCGAACAGGTGCTAAAAAGATGTATCCATGAAAATATAGACAATATAAGAATCATCAATCACGACGCAAGAATAATTCTTAGTAAAATTCCTTCAAACAGACTTCATTCCATATATGTGCACTTTCCCGTTCCGTGGGATAAAAAGCCGCACAGGAGGGTGATTAACGAAGATTTTATAAGTGAATCTGTAAGAGTGCTTCAAAAAGACGGGTTTTTGCATTTAAGAACGGACAGTGACAACTATTTTGAATATTCTTTTTCCGAATTTATGAAATTCCCTAAGGTTGATCTGAAAGTTAAAAAAAATATTCCTTATGAAGTATCAAGTAAATATGAAGACAGATGGAAAAAAATGCAAAAAGATATCTATGATATTTATATGATCAATCATGAAATCAGTGAAGAGTTGAATGAGAATTTTGATTTCAGTTTTGAGTGCAGGCTTGAAAATTTGGATTTCGAGCCTAAAATATACGAAAACTTCGTAATACATATTGAAAAAATATTTAAAATTGACGATAAAAGGGAGCTTATTAGAGCTACAATAGGTAATTTCAACAGACCGGAACATATATATATATTAAATCAGGAAAAACCGGAATATTTTAAAAAACCGGCTCCTATAAAAGAGAATTATCTGGCGCATATGAAACTAAAAGGGTTGTTTAATGGGTGTACTGGTAGAGGCTAA
- a CDS encoding NAD(P)H-dependent flavin oxidoreductase: MKPLKIGKHTIKHPIIQGGMGLGISWDRLAGSVSKHGGLGVISAVGTGYYEDKKYAKKLVEGRPLLESEFYNRDALFKIVENARKICSDAPLGCNVLYAINDYGRVVKDACEAGVDIIITGAGLPMDMPEYTKDFPDVALVPIVSTGRAFKLIAKRWEKRYGRIPDAVIVEGPLSGGHQGFKYEDCLKEENQLEHLIPDVRAEVDKWDPNIPVIAAGGIWSHEDIVKFMELGADGVQLGTRFALTHECDASDEFKQILLNAKKEDIVLMKSPVGYPARGIRTKLIEKVEKREGPVIKCISNCVFPCNRGEEARKVGYCIADRLADAYLGDEELGLYFSGAYAYKADKLLSVEELMKELIGE, translated from the coding sequence ATGAAACCTCTAAAAATAGGTAAACATACAATCAAACACCCTATTATACAAGGTGGTATGGGCCTTGGCATAAGCTGGGACAGACTTGCCGGAAGTGTAAGTAAACACGGAGGACTCGGTGTAATCAGTGCAGTTGGAACAGGTTATTACGAAGATAAGAAATATGCAAAAAAACTTGTTGAAGGAAGACCTCTTTTAGAGAGTGAATTTTACAACCGTGACGCACTTTTTAAAATAGTTGAAAACGCGAGAAAAATTTGCAGCGACGCACCGCTTGGATGTAACGTGTTATATGCTATTAACGATTACGGAAGAGTGGTAAAAGACGCATGTGAAGCGGGAGTTGATATAATTATTACTGGTGCCGGACTTCCAATGGATATGCCGGAATATACAAAAGACTTCCCTGATGTGGCACTTGTGCCTATCGTATCAACCGGAAGAGCTTTTAAACTAATCGCTAAAAGATGGGAAAAAAGATACGGTAGAATCCCGGATGCCGTAATTGTTGAAGGTCCTTTAAGCGGTGGTCATCAAGGCTTTAAATACGAAGACTGTCTAAAAGAAGAAAATCAGCTTGAACATCTTATTCCTGATGTAAGAGCCGAAGTTGACAAATGGGATCCGAACATTCCTGTAATCGCCGCAGGTGGTATATGGAGCCATGAAGATATCGTTAAATTTATGGAACTTGGAGCCGACGGAGTACAGCTCGGAACAAGATTCGCACTAACACATGAATGTGATGCAAGTGATGAGTTTAAACAAATTCTTCTTAATGCAAAAAAAGAGGATATCGTACTTATGAAATCACCTGTAGGATATCCGGCCAGAGGAATCAGAACAAAACTCATAGAAAAAGTAGAAAAAAGAGAAGGACCTGTTATTAAATGTATCTCAAACTGTGTTTTCCCTTGTAACAGAGGCGAAGAGGCAAGAAAAGTGGGATACTGTATCGCAGACAGATTAGCGGACGCTTATTTGGGTGATGAGGAACTCGGACTTTATTTCAGCGGTGCTTACGCTTACAAAGCGGATAAACTCCTAAGTGTTGAAGAACTAATGAAAGAGCTGATCGGAGAGTAA
- the tyrS gene encoding tyrosine--tRNA ligase, with the protein MDNKKLKTENGELSMEKHPKLEEAMAEIQRGSSEIIGMEYIENLINKYLQTGERFTIKAGFDPTAPDLHLGHTVLLQKLKTFQKYGATVQFLIGDFTAQIGDPSGKSATRKMLTPDEVAKNAETYKEQVFKILDRENTEVVFNSKWLNALGAAGIVELTTTYTVARMLERDDFEKRFKSQTPIAISEFIYPLLQGYDSVALKSDIEIGGTDQKFNLLMGRQLQKTYNVGKEQSVIMMPLLVGLDGINKMSKSLGNYIGITEDPNTIFAKVLSISDELMWDWYELLSEKSLKEIEELKQKVKEGMNPKIAKEALAIEIVDRFHGEGAGIKAKEHFDKVHKQGQIPDDIPEFELDEQNIVDALVNTKLASSKSEARRHIKGGAVRINQEKIDDQNLILKSGEEYILQIGKRKFAKVKVK; encoded by the coding sequence ATGGATAATAAAAAACTGAAAACTGAAAATGGAGAACTGAGTATGGAAAAACATCCTAAACTTGAAGAGGCAATGGCTGAAATCCAAAGAGGAAGCAGTGAAATTATCGGAATGGAATATATCGAAAACCTTATAAACAAATATCTTCAAACGGGTGAGAGATTTACAATCAAAGCGGGATTTGACCCTACCGCACCGGATTTGCATTTAGGTCACACGGTATTGCTGCAAAAGCTTAAAACATTTCAAAAATACGGTGCGACAGTACAGTTTCTTATAGGTGATTTTACGGCTCAAATAGGTGATCCGAGCGGTAAAAGCGCTACAAGAAAAATGTTAACGCCCGATGAAGTAGCCAAAAACGCAGAAACATATAAAGAACAGGTATTTAAAATTTTAGACAGGGAAAATACTGAAGTGGTATTTAACTCAAAATGGTTAAACGCGCTCGGAGCTGCAGGGATTGTAGAACTTACAACAACTTATACAGTGGCAAGAATGCTCGAACGTGACGATTTTGAAAAAAGATTCAAAAGCCAAACACCTATCGCAATTAGTGAGTTTATTTATCCGCTGCTTCAAGGATATGACAGCGTTGCACTGAAAAGCGATATAGAAATTGGCGGAACTGACCAGAAATTCAATCTTCTAATGGGAAGACAACTTCAAAAAACATACAACGTCGGAAAAGAACAAAGCGTTATTATGATGCCACTTTTAGTGGGTCTTGACGGAATTAATAAAATGAGTAAATCACTCGGGAACTATATAGGTATTACGGAAGATCCGAATACTATTTTTGCAAAAGTACTTTCAATTTCAGATGAACTTATGTGGGACTGGTATGAACTTCTAAGCGAAAAGTCTTTAAAAGAAATCGAAGAGCTTAAACAAAAAGTAAAAGAGGGAATGAACCCTAAAATAGCTAAAGAAGCTCTTGCAATTGAAATAGTCGACAGATTCCACGGCGAAGGTGCCGGAATAAAAGCAAAAGAGCATTTCGATAAAGTTCATAAACAAGGTCAGATTCCTGATGATATTCCAGAATTTGAACTTGACGAACAAAATATAGTGGATGCTCTCGTAAACACTAAACTTGCATCAAGCAAATCGGAAGCAAGACGCCATATTAAAGGCGGAGCGGTGAGAATAAACCAGGAAAAAATTGATGATCAAAATCTAATATTAAAAAGCGGTGAAGAGTATATTCTTCAAATCGGAAAAAGAAAATTCGCAAAAGTAAAGGTAAAATAA
- a CDS encoding N-acetylmuramoyl-L-alanine amidase family protein has protein sequence MKKFILLLFASFLFASVCNKSSINSAYKDYYKFQQQYISAILDNDKQNEIKALKGLVECGEFLKFNVSDYKQKLSKLTKKQKLKTKINTSKAKPDITPSNKHEKFSKYIKIYSYNPLKLKIPNNNIRFFTIKTKIYKKIIDLPNAIIHKAISKKLNNGIYLKIAQFNKKTVRIVYYSKNKFTIRYTLKNHILTITVNSPKKHTIKSVLAQKPKAYKPKSKVIVIDPGHGGKDAGGVGIKNRYEKIAVLQISKYLKNYLTKKGYTVYLTRNSDYFIPLKKRTHFANLKKADLFISIHCNIAPKHNRRIHGIETYFLSPTRNERAIAVARLENKEIKGLNYLDQRVILNFLNRDRMIDSNKLAIDIQQGMLSSLKTKYNYVRDNGVRPAPFWVLVGTQMPAILIETGYLTNPIESSRLFTSKYQRLLAKGIAEGIENYFRKNP, from the coding sequence ATGAAAAAATTTATTTTATTACTTTTCGCTTCTTTCTTATTTGCTTCAGTTTGTAATAAATCATCAATAAACTCGGCTTACAAGGATTATTATAAATTTCAGCAACAATATATTTCGGCAATATTAGACAACGATAAACAAAATGAAATAAAAGCATTAAAAGGTCTTGTTGAATGTGGAGAGTTTTTAAAGTTTAACGTCTCCGATTATAAACAAAAACTTTCCAAACTTACAAAAAAACAAAAACTGAAAACTAAAATAAACACTTCAAAAGCCAAACCGGATATAACACCGTCAAATAAACATGAAAAATTTTCAAAATATATAAAAATATATTCTTACAATCCTTTAAAACTGAAAATCCCAAATAACAACATCAGGTTTTTTACAATAAAAACCAAAATTTATAAAAAAATCATAGACCTACCTAATGCCATTATACATAAAGCCATATCCAAAAAATTAAATAACGGAATATATTTAAAAATAGCACAGTTTAATAAAAAAACAGTCAGAATCGTATATTATTCAAAAAACAAATTCACCATAAGATATACACTAAAAAATCATATTTTAACCATCACGGTAAACTCACCGAAAAAACACACAATAAAAAGTGTATTGGCTCAAAAACCAAAAGCCTACAAACCGAAAAGCAAAGTAATCGTAATCGACCCGGGACACGGAGGTAAAGACGCAGGTGGAGTCGGCATTAAAAACAGATATGAAAAAATAGCGGTTTTACAAATTTCAAAATATCTGAAAAATTATTTAACAAAAAAAGGTTATACCGTTTATTTGACAAGAAACAGCGATTATTTTATCCCCCTTAAAAAAAGAACTCATTTCGCAAACCTAAAAAAGGCTGACTTGTTTATATCCATACACTGCAATATAGCACCAAAACACAACCGCAGGATTCACGGAATAGAAACATATTTTCTTTCTCCGACAAGAAACGAAAGAGCCATAGCCGTGGCAAGACTCGAAAATAAAGAAATTAAAGGGCTCAATTACTTGGATCAAAGAGTAATTCTTAATTTTCTCAACAGAGACAGAATGATAGATTCCAACAAACTCGCTATCGACATACAACAAGGAATGCTAAGCTCCCTTAAAACAAAATACAATTATGTAAGGGATAACGGCGTAAGACCTGCACCTTTTTGGGTTCTTGTAGGAACACAAATGCCTGCAATATTAATAGAAACGGGATATTTAACAAATCCAATAGAATCATCAAGACTGTTTACATCAAAATATCAGAGACTGCTCGCCAAAGGAATAGCGGAAGGAATCGAAAACTATTTTAGAAAAAATCCATAA
- a CDS encoding RluA family pseudouridine synthase: MVKRFISDKNERVDKFLSQKLNVSRNQIEQLIKNSLVSVNSKTIKKGGVKLQAGDTVDVEIKEAESSKEDYEVNFDIPVLYEDEDVLVINKPPGIVVHPAPSVKEATLVDWLKTKNYRLSTIAGEERFGIVHRIDKETSGALIIAKNNKAHEFLSAQLKDKTMGRYYIMLLNEPLKEAVCVDKPIARNPKNRLKMAYVKNGREAKTLFVPVYENVAAAKLFTGRTHQIRVHLSTIGRYILGDTLYGKKEQKLPRVMLHAKELYFIHPSGKKLSIIAPMFDDFKKNLPKGFNYEETDTISDIFTSYHGLCGK; encoded by the coding sequence TTGGTAAAGAGATTTATTTCTGATAAAAACGAAAGAGTTGATAAATTTTTGAGTCAAAAACTTAACGTGTCAAGAAATCAGATAGAACAGCTTATAAAAAATTCGCTTGTAAGCGTAAATTCTAAGACAATAAAAAAAGGCGGAGTGAAACTTCAGGCGGGGGATACTGTTGATGTGGAAATAAAAGAGGCCGAATCTTCAAAAGAAGATTATGAGGTGAATTTTGATATTCCCGTACTTTATGAAGATGAAGACGTTTTAGTGATAAACAAACCTCCCGGAATTGTAGTGCATCCGGCACCGTCGGTAAAAGAGGCCACTCTTGTTGACTGGCTTAAAACCAAAAACTACAGACTTTCCACAATAGCCGGGGAGGAGAGATTCGGAATTGTTCACAGAATAGACAAAGAGACAAGCGGAGCATTGATAATAGCCAAAAACAACAAAGCCCATGAGTTTTTAAGCGCACAGCTAAAAGATAAAACAATGGGCAGATATTATATAATGCTTTTAAACGAACCTTTAAAAGAGGCGGTATGTGTGGACAAACCTATTGCAAGAAACCCTAAAAACCGTCTGAAAATGGCATATGTAAAAAACGGTCGTGAGGCCAAAACACTTTTTGTGCCGGTATATGAAAATGTAGCGGCGGCAAAGCTTTTTACCGGAAGAACACATCAGATACGTGTCCATCTTTCGACAATAGGAAGATATATTTTAGGGGATACGCTCTACGGTAAAAAAGAACAAAAGCTTCCGCGGGTAATGCTTCACGCTAAGGAGCTTTATTTTATTCACCCAAGCGGTAAAAAACTTAGTATAATTGCACCAATGTTTGATGATTTCAAAAAAAACCTTCCTAAAGGATTCAATTATGAAGAAACTGACACTATTTCTGATATTTTTACTTCTTATCACGGGTTGTGCGGTAAATAA
- a CDS encoding DNA-directed RNA polymerase subunit omega — protein sequence MRIEQINARALEKVNYDRYLLSQAIAKRVNELINGAKPLIELPKPNMQLTEIATLEIAEGLVKVKEV from the coding sequence ATGAGAATAGAACAGATTAACGCAAGAGCACTTGAAAAAGTAAACTACGACAGATATCTTTTGAGCCAGGCAATAGCTAAAAGAGTAAATGAACTGATTAACGGAGCAAAACCTTTAATCGAGCTTCCAAAACCGAATATGCAGCTTACTGAAATAGCAACACTTGAAATTGCCGAAGGTTTAGTAAAGGTTAAAGAAGTTTGA
- a CDS encoding carbonic anhydrase, translating to MSEKLFKGVLNFKKEDFEAHKDLFQELKEGQQPHTFYVGCSDSRIVPNLITKTMPGEVFVVRNIANIVPPFEINDGTYKCTASILEYAVKYLEVENILVCGHSNCGGLKALFYPAEKLEKLPMVKKWLEIIDDVKKAVIHIQDPKLREWEVEQLNVVKQLDNLMTYPFVKERVQEGKLNLIGWYYIIETGEVYNYNKEKNIFELIN from the coding sequence ATGAGTGAGAAACTGTTTAAAGGGGTTTTGAATTTTAAAAAAGAGGATTTTGAAGCACACAAAGATCTTTTTCAGGAATTAAAAGAGGGTCAGCAGCCACACACATTTTATGTAGGCTGCAGTGATAGCAGAATTGTTCCGAATTTAATTACAAAAACAATGCCGGGGGAAGTGTTTGTAGTAAGAAATATTGCAAATATAGTACCGCCTTTTGAAATAAACGACGGAACGTATAAATGTACTGCTTCGATTCTTGAATACGCGGTAAAATATCTTGAAGTTGAAAATATACTTGTTTGCGGACATAGCAACTGCGGCGGATTAAAAGCGCTTTTTTATCCTGCTGAAAAACTTGAAAAACTGCCTATGGTTAAAAAATGGCTTGAAATAATTGACGATGTAAAAAAAGCGGTGATTCATATACAGGATCCAAAACTCAGAGAGTGGGAAGTGGAACAGTTAAATGTTGTGAAACAGCTTGATAATCTAATGACATATCCGTTTGTAAAAGAAAGAGTACAAGAGGGTAAACTGAATCTGATAGGATGGTATTACATTATAGAAACGGGCGAAGTGTATAATTACAATAAAGAAAAAAATATTTTTGAGCTAATCAATTAA
- the pyrH gene encoding UMP kinase: MKRDPKRILIKFSGEALAGDDGFGINTKILKFLADEIKSVIKEGFEVAIVIGGGNFIRGVSAAKDGIIKRTSGDYMGMLATVINAVAMQEALENDGVGVRVQSAIKMEEIAENFIVRRAIRHLEKGRVVIFAAGTGNPFFTTDTAGVLRASEIGASAIIKATKVDGIYDKDPAKYEDAKLLKEISYEDALKDNIKVMDDTAIALARENKLPIIVCNMFKKGNLLKILKNDPDAKYSIVK, from the coding sequence ATGAAAAGAGATCCAAAAAGAATTTTAATCAAGTTTTCAGGTGAAGCTTTAGCCGGAGATGACGGCTTTGGAATTAATACAAAAATATTAAAATTTCTTGCCGATGAAATCAAATCGGTAATAAAAGAGGGCTTTGAAGTAGCTATAGTTATAGGCGGAGGAAATTTCATCAGAGGAGTTAGCGCCGCTAAAGACGGTATAATAAAAAGAACTTCAGGTGATTATATGGGAATGCTTGCAACGGTTATAAACGCCGTAGCAATGCAGGAAGCCTTAGAAAACGACGGTGTAGGTGTAAGAGTTCAAAGCGCTATTAAAATGGAAGAGATTGCAGAGAACTTTATTGTAAGACGTGCAATCAGACATCTTGAAAAAGGAAGAGTCGTAATATTTGCGGCCGGTACCGGAAACCCGTTTTTCACAACCGATACCGCGGGTGTTTTAAGAGCCAGTGAAATCGGAGCGAGCGCTATTATCAAAGCGACAAAAGTTGACGGGATATACGATAAAGATCCGGCAAAATACGAAGACGCCAAGCTTTTAAAAGAAATAAGTTATGAAGACGCACTTAAAGACAACATAAAAGTTATGGACGATACGGCAATTGCACTTGCCAGAGAAAACAAACTGCCGATTATCGTTTGCAATATGTTTAAAAAAGGCAATTTGTTAAAAATATTAAAAAACGATCCTGATGCAAAATATTCAATAGTAAAATAA
- a CDS encoding M20/M25/M40 family metallo-hydrolase — MKEVLDIFKKITKIPHCSGNTEELKNFIIEWVNKSGYQYKIDKAGNILAYKNEPVLAFQSHYDMVCVGKAPNIKIIEENGWLRAENSSLGADNGIGVAIMLYLMQKYDNLEFLFTNDEEIGLIGAFNLELDIKSKYLLNLDSEDENIYIGCAGGVDVKVEYPIEYEKFTGFCADVKIENLPGGHSGVDIDKDIPNAIVELIGRVKNICSIKGGERRNSIPANAYAKVNFASEKGKEVKIIAKDYLEFLKKLPHGVLEYDFEFQVVSKSVNFAMVDNENIILSLRANSNEKLYEVKEYIKQKCAGAKTEFEGEYPAWKPEVSELAKILKEIMNTEYKVIHAGLECAVLKNKFPNVSMASIGPVIENPHSVNERVKIDSVKKIFFAIIELIERMNNE, encoded by the coding sequence ATGAAAGAAGTATTGGATATTTTTAAAAAAATTACAAAAATACCTCACTGCAGCGGTAATACCGAGGAACTTAAAAATTTTATTATTGAGTGGGTTAACAAAAGCGGATATCAATATAAAATTGATAAGGCAGGAAATATTTTAGCTTATAAAAACGAACCTGTTTTGGCATTTCAGAGTCACTATGACATGGTGTGCGTAGGTAAGGCTCCCAATATAAAAATAATAGAAGAAAACGGATGGCTTAGAGCCGAAAACTCATCTTTGGGTGCTGATAACGGAATAGGTGTAGCGATTATGCTTTATTTAATGCAAAAATATGACAATTTGGAATTTTTGTTTACAAATGATGAGGAAATAGGTCTTATCGGTGCTTTTAATCTGGAGCTTGATATTAAAAGCAAATATCTTTTAAACCTCGACAGTGAAGATGAAAATATATATATCGGATGTGCGGGAGGCGTTGATGTAAAAGTTGAGTATCCTATAGAATACGAAAAATTTACAGGATTTTGTGCGGATGTTAAAATTGAAAATCTTCCGGGAGGTCACAGTGGTGTTGATATAGATAAGGATATTCCGAATGCTATAGTGGAACTGATCGGCAGAGTAAAAAATATATGTTCTATTAAAGGAGGGGAGAGAAGAAATTCTATTCCAGCCAATGCTTATGCAAAAGTTAATTTTGCAAGTGAAAAAGGAAAAGAAGTTAAAATAATCGCAAAAGATTATCTTGAGTTTTTAAAAAAACTGCCTCACGGTGTGCTTGAATACGATTTTGAGTTTCAGGTTGTCAGTAAATCTGTAAATTTTGCAATGGTGGATAATGAAAATATTATTTTAAGTCTTCGCGCCAATTCAAATGAAAAACTGTATGAAGTTAAAGAATATATAAAACAAAAATGTGCGGGAGCCAAGACAGAGTTTGAAGGGGAATATCCTGCATGGAAGCCCGAAGTGAGCGAACTTGCAAAAATTTTAAAAGAAATTATGAATACCGAGTATAAAGTTATACACGCAGGTCTTGAGTGTGCGGTATTGAAAAACAAATTTCCGAATGTATCCATGGCTTCGATAGGTCCGGTGATAGAAAATCCGCATTCCGTAAACGAAAGGGTAAAAATCGATTCTGTAAAAAAAATATTTTTTGCAATAATAGAGCTAATAGAAAGGATGAATAATGAGTGA
- a CDS encoding RelA/SpoT family protein, translated as MREDFLHLIEKIKHIKTTDEAIRLLLHRINTPLINEAIEFAIKAHSGQKRKSGEDYVIHPILVAAITSYFNDDEDVITAAILHDIVEDTNYTIYYIKDKFGENVANLVEGLTKIVEIRQSSLIPSTSNEKLTKSAMTFRKMLLASIQDIRVLVIKLCDRLHNMLTLDALPPHKQKRIAEETLVVYTPIAHRLGISTLKNCLEDLAFKYLLPDEYKKIDEYLKKHKEEFRLRLNEFTQKIQKLLLKEGLKDFEVKSRIKHYYSIFLKMQRKGISIEEILDLLAVRIIVNEPIECYETLGVVHLNFRPLISRFKDYIAIPKENGYQTLHTTVYDGNSIIEVQIRTFDMDKNAEFGIAAHWKYKLNTALPNIKWLEDMKFEEDIEDFYELAKNDLFSEDIVVYSPKFDTFTLPRGATALDFAYMIHTDIGNKAIGAYINKEKATLLTTLKTGDIVRIVTGNEVIPRCSWIESLKTSKAKYEQKKLCRQKEKEINRRLAIAILKGIFDIDEIKLKALIKANYLCDSISKIVEDKNFLKDVVKRLYKTMRKRNILYFKNINLKEFEFGNIRILTNKQISDISFNYCCHPKFGDKILGLLKKKEVEIHHRFCNNAEKKIDKAVFVEWIRNTQNRYFLVVTLQNKKGELAKFVSFLSRLGVFIHSINLGKESNNCKLEIEFDSKLFDNIKQKIANEYHIIEFISAKDAYNG; from the coding sequence TTGAGAGAAGATTTCCTTCATTTAATCGAAAAAATAAAACATATTAAAACTACCGACGAAGCCATAAGGCTTCTGCTTCACAGAATCAACACACCCCTTATAAACGAAGCTATAGAATTCGCAATTAAAGCCCATAGCGGACAAAAAAGAAAAAGCGGTGAAGATTATGTTATTCATCCGATACTCGTAGCCGCCATTACAAGTTATTTTAACGACGACGAAGATGTAATAACCGCGGCTATTTTACACGATATTGTAGAAGATACGAACTATACAATTTATTATATAAAAGACAAATTCGGTGAAAACGTGGCAAACCTTGTAGAAGGGCTGACCAAAATAGTAGAAATTAGACAAAGCTCCCTTATACCTTCAACTTCAAATGAAAAACTTACAAAATCGGCAATGACGTTTAGAAAAATGCTTCTTGCCTCTATCCAGGATATAAGGGTGCTTGTTATTAAGCTTTGCGACAGGCTTCACAATATGCTAACCCTTGACGCCCTTCCGCCTCACAAACAAAAACGTATTGCCGAGGAAACACTTGTGGTATATACACCGATTGCCCACAGACTCGGTATTTCCACACTCAAAAACTGTCTTGAAGACCTTGCTTTTAAATATCTGCTTCCTGATGAGTATAAAAAAATAGACGAATATCTTAAAAAACACAAAGAAGAGTTCAGACTCAGACTAAACGAATTCACTCAAAAAATACAAAAACTTCTGTTAAAAGAAGGGCTTAAAGATTTTGAAGTCAAAAGCAGGATAAAACATTATTATTCCATATTTCTTAAAATGCAAAGAAAAGGCATTTCCATTGAGGAAATTTTAGATCTTTTGGCTGTCAGAATAATAGTAAACGAACCTATTGAATGTTATGAAACATTAGGTGTCGTTCATCTTAATTTCAGACCTTTAATTTCAAGGTTTAAAGATTATATCGCCATTCCTAAAGAAAACGGATACCAAACACTTCATACCACGGTTTATGACGGAAACTCTATTATTGAAGTACAGATAAGAACGTTTGATATGGATAAAAACGCGGAATTCGGAATCGCCGCACACTGGAAATATAAACTAAATACCGCCCTTCCGAATATCAAATGGCTGGAAGATATGAAATTTGAAGAAGATATTGAAGATTTTTACGAACTCGCCAAAAACGACCTGTTTAGCGAAGATATTGTAGTGTATTCTCCAAAATTCGACACTTTCACCCTTCCAAGGGGAGCAACGGCACTTGATTTTGCATATATGATTCATACCGATATCGGAAATAAAGCAATTGGCGCATATATTAATAAAGAAAAAGCCACATTACTCACCACGCTAAAAACGGGAGACATTGTAAGAATCGTCACAGGCAACGAAGTAATTCCGAGATGTAGCTGGATTGAATCACTTAAAACAAGTAAAGCGAAATACGAACAGAAAAAACTCTGCCGACAAAAAGAAAAAGAGATAAACAGACGTCTGGCAATCGCTATACTAAAAGGCATCTTCGATATAGACGAAATTAAATTAAAAGCCTTGATTAAAGCCAATTACCTGTGTGACTCAATCAGTAAAATCGTAGAAGATAAAAATTTCTTAAAAGACGTTGTCAAAAGACTTTATAAAACAATGAGAAAAAGAAATATTTTATATTTTAAAAACATAAACCTAAAAGAGTTTGAATTCGGAAACATACGTATTCTGACAAACAAACAGATTAGCGATATCAGTTTTAATTACTGCTGTCATCCGAAATTCGGAGATAAAATTTTAGGCCTTCTGAAGAAAAAAGAAGTTGAAATTCACCACAGATTTTGTAATAATGCCGAAAAGAAAATCGACAAAGCCGTTTTTGTAGAATGGATAAGAAACACTCAAAACAGATACTTTTTAGTTGTAACCCTGCAAAATAAAAAAGGCGAACTTGCAAAATTCGTCAGTTTCCTAAGCAGACTCGGTGTATTTATCCATTCTATCAATCTCGGTAAAGAATCAAACAACTGCAAACTTGAAATAGAATTTGATTCTAAACTTTTCGATAATATAAAACAAAAAATAGCAAATGAATATCATATTATAGAATTCATATCGGCAAAGGACGCGTATAATGGATAA